A genome region from Archaeoglobus fulgidus DSM 4304 includes the following:
- a CDS encoding NAD-dependent epimerase/dehydratase family protein, with product MIVVTGGAGFIGSHVVDKLSESNEIVVIDNLSSGNEEFVNEAARLVKADLAADDIKDYLKGAEEVWHIAANPDVRIGAENPDEIYRNNVLATYRLLEAMRKAGVSRIVFTSTSTVYGEAKVIPTPEDYPTHPISLYGASKLACEALIESYCHTFDMQAWIYRFANVIGRRSTHGVIYDFIMKLKRNPEELEILGNGEQNKSYIYISDCVDAMLFGLRGDERVNIFNIGSEDQIKVKRIAEIVCEELGLSPRFRFTGGDRGWKGDVPVMLLSIEKLKRLGWKPRYNSEEAVRMAVRDLVEDLDEQN from the coding sequence ATGATTGTGGTGACGGGAGGAGCAGGATTTATAGGCAGCCATGTCGTCGATAAACTGTCAGAATCAAACGAAATAGTAGTTATTGACAACCTCTCCAGCGGAAACGAGGAGTTTGTCAACGAGGCGGCAAGGCTCGTTAAAGCTGATTTGGCTGCTGATGACATCAAGGATTACCTGAAAGGTGCTGAAGAGGTCTGGCACATCGCCGCGAACCCAGATGTGAGAATTGGGGCTGAAAATCCCGATGAAATTTACAGAAACAACGTTCTCGCAACTTACAGACTGCTCGAGGCCATGAGAAAAGCGGGGGTGTCAAGGATAGTTTTCACCTCCACTTCGACCGTTTACGGTGAGGCTAAGGTGATTCCAACTCCCGAGGACTACCCCACGCACCCAATAAGCCTTTACGGTGCTTCGAAGCTTGCCTGCGAAGCTCTGATCGAGTCCTACTGCCATACCTTTGACATGCAGGCGTGGATTTACAGATTCGCCAATGTCATCGGGAGGAGGAGCACACACGGCGTGATATACGACTTCATAATGAAGCTGAAAAGGAATCCGGAGGAGCTTGAAATTCTCGGTAATGGAGAGCAGAACAAATCCTACATCTACATTTCCGACTGCGTTGATGCGATGCTTTTCGGTCTGAGGGGCGATGAGAGAGTCAACATATTCAACATAGGCAGCGAGGATCAGATTAAGGTGAAGAGAATTGCCGAAATAGTCTGCGAGGAGCTTGGACTGTCTCCCAGATTCAGATTCACGGGAGGAGATAGGGGGTGGAAGGGAGACGTGCCGGTAATGCTCCTCAGCATTGAAAAGCTGAAAAGGCTGGGATGGAAGCCAAGATACAACAGCGAGGAAGCTGTGAGAATGGCCGTGAGAGACCTCGTTGAAGATTTAGACGAACAGAACTGA
- a CDS encoding DUF1614 domain-containing protein — protein sequence MRDYIFPPLILPLFLLLIFLPLLLLMFIFTGTAVFQLVFGVSAKTAMLIFFFILVGSFINIPIYEREGVEYETTYRIFGLMYVVKRRQKMVVAVNLGGCVFPSILAVKAMLDLLHYIPLSAWLTTFLLTSAVIYYFAKPVPNVGIVVPMLIPPLTAAFFSFLTLAMIDAHMALLPKLSFSTGVLSALFGADILHLKDLNKIGSGVVSIGGAGTFDGIFLTGIFAVIFSVLFV from the coding sequence ATGAGGGACTACATTTTCCCGCCTTTAATATTACCCCTTTTTCTGCTCCTTATTTTCCTCCCTCTCCTGCTTCTGATGTTTATCTTCACGGGCACTGCCGTCTTTCAGCTTGTTTTTGGTGTGAGTGCAAAAACAGCAATGCTTATCTTCTTCTTCATACTGGTTGGGAGCTTCATCAACATCCCAATCTACGAGAGGGAGGGCGTGGAATACGAAACGACCTACAGAATTTTCGGCCTGATGTATGTGGTCAAGAGAAGGCAGAAGATGGTGGTGGCGGTTAACCTGGGTGGTTGCGTTTTCCCATCAATTCTCGCTGTTAAGGCGATGCTGGACCTCCTCCACTACATCCCCCTATCAGCATGGCTCACGACGTTTCTGCTGACCTCTGCGGTAATATACTACTTCGCCAAGCCCGTTCCCAATGTTGGGATTGTTGTGCCAATGCTAATCCCACCGCTAACAGCGGCATTTTTCAGCTTCCTGACTCTCGCAATGATTGACGCCCACATGGCTCTGCTACCAAAGCTCTCGTTCTCAACAGGAGTTCTCTCAGCCCTCTTCGGAGCGGACATCCTTCATCTGAAGGATTTAAACAAAATAGGTTCGGGAGTCGTGAGCATTGGCGGTGCTGGAACCTTTGACGGCATCTTCCTTACCGGAATATTTGCGGTAATCTTCTCAGTTCTGTTCGTCTAA
- a CDS encoding LSM domain-containing protein → MLPNQMVKSMVGKIIRVEMKGEENQLVGKLEGVDDYMNLYLTNAMECKGEEKVRSLGEIVLRGNNVVLIQPQEE, encoded by the coding sequence GTGCTTCCAAATCAGATGGTAAAGTCAATGGTGGGAAAGATAATAAGGGTCGAAATGAAGGGCGAGGAGAACCAGTTAGTCGGGAAACTTGAGGGTGTGGACGACTACATGAACCTATACTTGACAAACGCGATGGAGTGCAAGGGGGAGGAGAAGGTAAGGAGCCTGGGAGAAATAGTGCTCAGAGGTAATAACGTCGTTCTAATCCAGCCGCAAGAAGAATGA
- a CDS encoding PRC-barrel domain-containing protein: protein MYVPARSLARKSVVLTDGTVVGTLYNITVDFKTGTIVNLLVKPENEIPDFKKEEGLYIIPFECVRSLKDFIVVDRRRVR, encoded by the coding sequence ATGTACGTTCCTGCGAGAAGTCTGGCGAGAAAGTCGGTCGTGCTCACGGATGGGACTGTTGTCGGAACTCTTTACAACATTACGGTTGACTTCAAAACCGGAACGATAGTCAATCTTCTTGTAAAGCCCGAAAATGAAATTCCCGATTTCAAGAAGGAAGAGGGGCTTTACATAATCCCCTTCGAGTGTGTGAGGTCTCTAAAAGACTTCATAGTTGTCGACAGAAGAAGAGTTAGATGA
- the acs gene encoding acetate--CoA ligase, which translates to MADPMEAMKKEFENRIIPPSWKDRVWEIEDYRKFHEDTIKDKESIEKWWEKWANEIFWFRKWDRALDDSNPPFYRWFVGGETNLAYLCTDWQIEQGRKNKVAIIWEGEPVKENGEPVEVRKLTYYDLYRESNRIAAMLKDKLGVKKDEILTFYLPMIPELPLFMLGVQRIGAKHSIVFSGFSAQALAVRIMDAGARYVVTADGVYRRGKVLNLKAIVDDAVKICEQEGHKVEKVIVVKRAGNEIPWNDSRDVWFEDLMADIGKNVKVECEKMGSEDFSFILYTSGTTGRPKGAQHSVGGYAVHLYTTMKLIFDIKDDDIFWCTADIGWITGHSYIVYGPLMCGATTMMYEGAPDFPDVSRWAAMIERYGVTIFYTAPTAIRMLMRFPEENYTKYDMSTLRIIHSVGEPINPEAWRWYYRVFGREDVVCSSTWWMTETGGMLTDHFPGLGKIIPLKPGTNGYPIPGVRMEVLDDEGNSVKPGERGYLVISTPWPGMLMTLFKDPNRFIDVYFGKYKSKGWYYYTGDFAMFDEDGYVWVLGRADDILKVAGHRIGTAEIESAMVSHPDVAEAACVGKSDPVKGEIPIIYVVLREGVEPSPDMVNELKKHLRATLGPVVASDAVITFVNTLPKTRSGKIMRRLLRAVAEGKELGDVTTLESEVAVEEAKKAYEMVKAALEGSKS; encoded by the coding sequence ATGGCAGACCCGATGGAAGCTATGAAAAAAGAGTTTGAGAACCGCATCATTCCACCAAGCTGGAAGGACAGGGTTTGGGAAATAGAAGATTACAGGAAGTTCCACGAGGACACCATCAAGGACAAGGAATCGATAGAGAAGTGGTGGGAGAAGTGGGCAAACGAGATTTTCTGGTTCAGGAAGTGGGACAGGGCTCTTGACGATAGCAACCCGCCCTTCTACAGGTGGTTTGTTGGCGGAGAGACGAATCTCGCTTACCTCTGTACCGACTGGCAGATTGAGCAGGGAAGGAAGAACAAGGTGGCGATTATCTGGGAAGGAGAGCCGGTTAAGGAAAATGGAGAGCCGGTTGAAGTGAGAAAGCTAACTTACTACGACCTTTACAGGGAATCGAACAGGATTGCCGCGATGCTGAAGGACAAGCTTGGAGTTAAGAAGGACGAGATCCTGACCTTCTACCTGCCAATGATTCCTGAACTGCCGCTTTTCATGCTTGGAGTGCAGAGAATAGGGGCGAAGCACAGCATAGTGTTCAGCGGATTCAGTGCTCAGGCTCTGGCGGTTAGAATAATGGATGCTGGTGCGAGGTATGTTGTCACTGCAGATGGCGTTTACAGGAGAGGGAAGGTGCTGAACCTCAAAGCGATTGTAGATGACGCCGTTAAGATTTGCGAGCAGGAGGGTCACAAGGTTGAGAAGGTTATCGTGGTCAAGAGAGCAGGAAATGAAATCCCGTGGAACGATAGCAGAGATGTTTGGTTTGAGGACCTGATGGCAGACATTGGAAAGAACGTGAAGGTTGAGTGCGAGAAAATGGGTTCTGAGGACTTCAGCTTCATCCTATATACCTCGGGAACCACAGGAAGGCCGAAAGGAGCGCAGCACTCCGTCGGAGGCTATGCGGTTCACCTCTACACTACAATGAAGCTCATTTTCGATATCAAGGATGACGACATATTCTGGTGCACTGCCGACATCGGCTGGATTACGGGACACAGCTACATTGTTTACGGTCCACTGATGTGCGGTGCGACGACCATGATGTATGAAGGCGCCCCAGACTTCCCTGACGTGAGCAGATGGGCAGCGATGATTGAGCGCTACGGAGTGACGATATTCTACACCGCCCCGACGGCAATAAGAATGCTCATGCGCTTCCCTGAGGAGAACTACACCAAGTACGACATGTCAACGCTGAGAATAATCCACAGCGTTGGAGAGCCGATTAACCCCGAAGCTTGGAGATGGTACTACAGGGTTTTCGGTAGAGAAGATGTTGTCTGCTCAAGCACATGGTGGATGACGGAAACTGGGGGTATGCTGACGGACCACTTCCCAGGATTGGGGAAGATAATTCCACTTAAGCCGGGCACAAATGGCTATCCAATTCCTGGAGTTAGGATGGAGGTTCTTGATGATGAGGGCAATTCTGTGAAACCGGGAGAAAGAGGCTACCTCGTTATCTCCACACCATGGCCCGGAATGCTCATGACGCTGTTCAAAGACCCAAACAGGTTCATTGACGTTTACTTCGGCAAGTACAAGAGCAAGGGTTGGTATTACTACACAGGCGACTTTGCCATGTTCGATGAGGACGGCTACGTCTGGGTTCTTGGAAGGGCTGATGATATACTGAAGGTTGCTGGGCACAGAATTGGAACTGCTGAAATTGAATCGGCAATGGTCTCTCATCCGGATGTTGCTGAAGCAGCCTGCGTTGGCAAATCCGACCCGGTAAAGGGAGAGATTCCGATAATCTACGTGGTGCTGAGAGAAGGTGTTGAACCCTCACCGGATATGGTGAACGAGCTCAAGAAGCACCTCAGAGCCACTCTCGGCCCTGTTGTTGCCAGCGATGCTGTGATAACCTTCGTTAACACTCTACCCAAAACAAGAAGCGGTAAAATCATGAGGAGGCTGCTTAGGGCTGTTGCAGAGGGCAAAGAGCTCGGTGACGTCACAACCCTTGAGAGCGAGGTTGCGGTTGAGGAGGCGAAGAAGGCCTACGAGATGGTTAAGGCGGCCCTTGAGGGGTCCAAATCCTAA
- a CDS encoding DEAD/DEAH box helicase family protein gives MIAEIYYERGTIVVKGDAHVPHAKFDSRSGTYRALAFRYRDIIEYFESNGIEFVDNAADPIPTPYFDAEISLRDYQEKALERWLVDKRGCIVLPTGSGKTHVAMAAINELSTPTLIVVPTLALAEQWKERLGIFGEEYVGEFSGRIKELKPLTVSTYDSAYVNAEKLGNRFMLLIFDEVHHLPAESYVQIAQMSIAPFRLGLTATFEREDGRHEILKEVVGGKVFELFPDSLAGKHLAKYTIKRIFVPLAEDERVEYEKREKVYKQFLRARGITLRRAEDFNKIVMASGYDERAYEALRAWEEARRIAFNSKNKIRKLREILERHRKDKIIIFTRHNELVYRISKVFLIPAITHRTSREEREEILEGFRTGRFRAIVSSQVLDEGIDVPDANVGVIMSGSGSAREYIQRLGRILRPSKGKKEAVLYELISRGTGEVNTARRRKNAAKGAA, from the coding sequence ATGATTGCTGAAATATATTATGAACGGGGAACAATTGTTGTTAAAGGTGATGCTCACGTTCCTCATGCTAAGTTCGATTCTCGAAGCGGAACTTACAGGGCGCTTGCCTTCAGATATAGGGACATAATCGAGTACTTTGAAAGTAACGGCATTGAGTTTGTTGACAACGCAGCGGACCCAATTCCCACACCCTACTTCGATGCTGAAATCAGCCTGAGAGATTATCAGGAAAAGGCGCTGGAGAGGTGGCTTGTTGATAAAAGAGGTTGTATTGTCCTTCCAACAGGCTCAGGAAAAACTCACGTTGCAATGGCTGCTATTAACGAGCTTTCAACCCCAACTCTTATTGTGGTCCCAACTCTTGCCCTCGCTGAACAGTGGAAGGAGAGGCTGGGAATTTTCGGTGAGGAGTACGTTGGAGAGTTCAGTGGCAGAATAAAAGAGCTGAAACCCCTCACCGTCTCAACCTACGACTCCGCATACGTAAACGCTGAAAAGCTGGGAAACAGGTTTATGCTTCTCATTTTCGATGAGGTGCACCACCTTCCAGCCGAGTCCTACGTCCAGATAGCTCAGATGTCTATTGCTCCCTTCAGGCTGGGACTGACGGCAACTTTCGAAAGGGAGGATGGAAGGCATGAAATTCTAAAGGAAGTGGTTGGTGGGAAGGTTTTCGAGCTTTTTCCAGACAGCCTGGCGGGAAAGCACCTTGCGAAATACACGATAAAAAGAATTTTTGTCCCTCTTGCTGAGGACGAGAGGGTGGAGTACGAGAAAAGGGAGAAAGTGTACAAGCAGTTTCTCAGGGCAAGGGGAATAACGCTGAGAAGGGCGGAGGACTTCAACAAGATAGTTATGGCCTCTGGATACGATGAAAGGGCTTATGAGGCGTTGAGGGCGTGGGAAGAGGCGAGGAGGATAGCCTTTAACTCCAAAAACAAAATCAGGAAGCTGAGGGAGATACTCGAGAGGCACAGGAAAGACAAAATCATAATCTTCACCCGCCACAACGAGCTCGTCTACAGGATTTCGAAAGTTTTTCTGATTCCGGCAATAACGCATCGAACCAGCAGGGAGGAGAGGGAGGAGATACTTGAGGGCTTCAGGACGGGCAGATTCAGGGCAATTGTGAGCAGCCAGGTTCTCGACGAGGGGATTGACGTGCCTGATGCCAACGTCGGTGTGATAATGAGCGGTAGCGGTAGCGCGAGGGAGTACATCCAGCGACTCGGGAGAATTCTCAGACCGTCCAAGGGGAAAAAGGAAGCCGTGCTGTATGAGCTGATTTCCAGAGGGACAGGAGAGGTGAACACAGCGAGGAGGAGAAAGAATGCTGCCAAAGGAGCTGCTTGA
- a CDS encoding helix-turn-helix transcriptional regulator yields MTEFQITDTREEILKILEERGAVLQKDLWKELNIDSSKCSRILRKLEKEGLIKRVEVVVDGVKTFKIIPAGAEEEVEEEEELDLKAVLDRMEEVAGYPPCFACTEIDCDAKECIKLEVWFLGKCRMLG; encoded by the coding sequence ATGACGGAATTTCAGATTACCGACACAAGAGAAGAAATATTAAAGATTCTCGAGGAGAGAGGAGCTGTTCTCCAGAAGGACCTTTGGAAGGAGCTCAACATAGACAGCAGCAAGTGCTCAAGGATACTCAGGAAACTGGAGAAGGAGGGGCTGATAAAGAGAGTAGAGGTTGTCGTTGATGGAGTAAAGACCTTCAAGATTATCCCCGCGGGTGCGGAGGAGGAGGTGGAAGAGGAGGAAGAGCTGGACCTGAAGGCGGTTCTCGACAGAATGGAAGAGGTTGCAGGCTATCCGCCATGCTTTGCCTGCACAGAGATAGATTGCGATGCCAAGGAGTGCATAAAACTCGAGGTGTGGTTTCTGGGTAAGTGTAGAATGCTGGGCTAA
- a CDS encoding ribbon-helix-helix protein, CopG family translates to MAERLSVSLDDKSKEKLEKMRKMTGKSTSELIRDLIDLGYDIYQLGVDTDSLEAWVDYLAKRQHMILDIEHWRVIFNEIEGVNNSEFWRQMEEIGLSHAVQYKMKGLDTVEKILRYVEKANWYEIKDEGNGVYTLILNDLKIKRFVKTFLEKVFEGQNLKAEIKEGFGKLIVVEK, encoded by the coding sequence ATGGCAGAAAGATTGAGTGTTTCTCTCGATGACAAATCCAAGGAAAAGTTGGAGAAAATGAGGAAGATGACTGGTAAAAGCACAAGCGAGCTTATTCGCGACCTCATCGACCTCGGGTACGATATTTATCAGTTAGGAGTCGATACAGACTCGCTTGAGGCTTGGGTTGACTATCTGGCGAAGAGGCAGCACATGATTCTTGACATCGAGCACTGGAGGGTAATTTTCAATGAAATTGAGGGGGTGAACAACTCTGAGTTCTGGAGGCAGATGGAGGAAATTGGGTTAAGCCACGCAGTGCAGTACAAGATGAAGGGTCTTGACACCGTTGAAAAAATTCTGAGGTACGTGGAGAAGGCCAACTGGTATGAGATAAAGGATGAAGGAAACGGTGTTTACACGCTCATCCTCAACGACCTGAAAATCAAGAGGTTCGTCAAAACTTTTCTTGAAAAGGTCTTTGAAGGTCAGAATTTGAAGGCGGAGATAAAAGAGGGATTTGGAAAGCTGATTGTAGTCGAAAAATAG
- a CDS encoding DUF790 family protein, protein MLPKELLDVRRAKGRIFPKFADERDYELAEKVIEIFKKGLGKKYGNLMKQARKLENAKNFKKVRGFIRVLENHCIEKSCAFDVDSELEPRKVRMLLFEHGFVTSKKERDRVLEYVARYFSTTPETVERAMYADREEELILTKFRPLTPDNLIKLYNLSLLQTTLFNALRLTFWASDRHKEIFRSIKRLGLMYELYEDSGRLMVEVTGAATLLKMTRKYGVSFAKLIPWILRAKNWFIRAEISDFDRLYIMEIDDRIRDLFPDVEERLSYDSTLEEEFARKMQMLGYEVEREPDVVKAGKYAFIPDFAVNLGDKKVYIEIAGFWTDEYLRKKAEKIKSSSIPLILIAREDFGDGGANVKDVILFSRKIPYGEVIKALKRYKPEKKVEGDVVELENFAEVPSEYVIAGKYAVRREIFEEIKREIEVSNPSTLEDIKAILKKYGLGESAIRAFGYRVRWIGLGEAVIERTD, encoded by the coding sequence ATGCTGCCAAAGGAGCTGCTTGACGTCAGAAGGGCAAAGGGAAGAATTTTTCCGAAATTTGCGGATGAGAGGGACTACGAACTGGCGGAAAAGGTAATTGAGATTTTCAAGAAGGGATTGGGAAAGAAATACGGCAATCTGATGAAGCAGGCGAGAAAGCTTGAGAATGCGAAGAACTTCAAGAAGGTCAGGGGATTCATCAGGGTGCTTGAGAACCACTGCATCGAGAAAAGCTGCGCCTTCGATGTCGACAGCGAGCTTGAGCCGAGAAAGGTCAGAATGCTGCTCTTCGAACACGGCTTTGTTACGTCTAAGAAGGAGAGGGACAGGGTTCTGGAGTATGTCGCGAGATACTTCAGCACTACTCCTGAGACGGTTGAGAGGGCGATGTATGCCGACAGGGAAGAGGAGTTGATTCTAACGAAATTTAGACCCTTGACTCCCGACAACCTCATAAAGCTCTACAACCTTTCTCTTCTTCAGACGACCCTTTTCAACGCTCTGAGGCTGACGTTCTGGGCATCCGACAGACATAAGGAAATATTCAGGTCGATAAAGCGTTTGGGGTTGATGTACGAACTTTATGAGGATTCTGGCAGGCTAATGGTTGAGGTTACGGGAGCGGCAACACTCTTGAAGATGACTCGAAAGTACGGCGTCTCCTTTGCAAAGCTCATTCCGTGGATACTGCGGGCGAAAAACTGGTTCATCAGGGCTGAGATTTCGGACTTCGACAGGCTATACATCATGGAAATCGACGACAGGATAAGGGACCTCTTTCCAGATGTTGAGGAGCGCTTATCCTACGACTCAACGCTCGAGGAGGAGTTTGCAAGGAAGATGCAGATGCTAGGTTACGAAGTGGAGAGGGAGCCTGATGTGGTTAAAGCGGGAAAGTACGCATTTATACCGGATTTTGCGGTAAATTTGGGAGATAAGAAGGTTTACATTGAAATAGCAGGTTTCTGGACGGACGAGTATCTCAGGAAGAAGGCTGAGAAGATTAAAAGCTCTTCAATTCCGCTGATTCTGATTGCAAGGGAGGACTTTGGAGACGGCGGAGCTAATGTGAAAGACGTAATACTCTTCAGCAGAAAAATCCCTTACGGGGAGGTTATTAAAGCGCTGAAGAGGTATAAACCGGAAAAGAAAGTTGAGGGGGACGTTGTGGAGCTGGAAAACTTTGCGGAAGTTCCTTCAGAGTACGTGATCGCGGGGAAATATGCTGTGAGGAGGGAGATTTTCGAGGAGATAAAAAGGGAGATTGAGGTTTCGAACCCATCAACTCTCGAAGATATCAAAGCCATTCTTAAAAAGTACGGTCTCGGAGAGAGCGCTATCCGGGCTTTCGGCTACAGAGTAAGGTGGATAGGTCTCGGAGAGGCTGTGATTGAAAGGACTGATTAA
- the lonB gene encoding ATP-dependent protease LonB produces MNEEVREILGGLDFESTKDVAVPERLIDQVIGQDHAVEAIKKAAVQKRHVMLIGSPGTGKSMLAKAMAELLPKEELEDILVYPNPQDPNQPKIRLVPAGKGREIVEAYKEEAMKKAQARNFLIFTLVFLVIGYTVLTNPGNLIWGIIAAVLILMMSRYFIPREDRNVPKLLVDNSDKVTAPFEDATGAHAGALFGDVRHDPFQSGGLETPAHERVEAGAIHRAHKGVLYIDEINTLTIESQQKLLTALQDKKFPITGQSERSSGAMVRTEPVPCDFILVAAGNLDALMGMHPALRSRIEGYGYEVYMNDTMPDTPENRQKLVRFVAQEVVKDGKIPHFDKYAVAEIIKEARRRAGRRNHLTLRLRELGGLVRTAGDIAKSEGSDIVRLEHVLKAKKIAKTIEEQLADKYIERRKDYKLFITEGYEVGRVNGLAVIGESAGIVLPIIAEVTPSMSKSEGRVIATGRLQEIAREAVMNVSAIIKKYTGRDISNMDVHIQFVGTYEGVEGDSASISIATAVISAIEGIPVDQSVAMTGSLSVKGEVLPVGGVTQKIEAAIQAGLKKVIIPKDNIDDVLLDAEHEGKIEVIPVSRINEVLEHVLEDGKKKNRLMSKFKELELAAV; encoded by the coding sequence ATGAATGAGGAAGTAAGGGAAATCCTTGGCGGGCTGGACTTTGAATCCACAAAGGACGTTGCTGTTCCAGAGAGGTTGATAGACCAGGTTATAGGTCAGGATCATGCGGTTGAGGCCATAAAGAAGGCAGCTGTTCAGAAAAGGCATGTAATGCTCATCGGCTCACCAGGAACCGGAAAGTCCATGCTCGCCAAGGCGATGGCAGAGCTTTTGCCGAAGGAGGAGCTTGAGGACATCTTAGTTTACCCCAACCCTCAAGACCCAAATCAGCCAAAAATAAGGCTCGTTCCCGCAGGGAAGGGAAGGGAGATTGTAGAGGCCTACAAAGAGGAGGCGATGAAGAAGGCCCAGGCGAGGAACTTCCTGATCTTCACCCTCGTCTTCCTCGTCATAGGCTACACCGTGCTGACAAATCCGGGAAATCTGATCTGGGGAATCATTGCAGCAGTGCTGATTCTAATGATGTCCCGCTACTTCATACCAAGAGAGGACAGAAACGTTCCGAAGCTGCTGGTTGACAACTCGGACAAGGTTACCGCTCCCTTCGAAGATGCGACTGGAGCACATGCCGGAGCACTGTTTGGTGACGTTCGCCACGACCCCTTCCAGAGCGGCGGTCTTGAAACTCCAGCCCACGAGAGGGTTGAGGCGGGTGCAATCCACAGGGCCCACAAGGGAGTTCTCTACATTGACGAGATAAACACACTGACAATCGAATCCCAGCAGAAGCTTCTCACAGCCCTTCAGGACAAGAAGTTCCCAATCACTGGGCAGAGTGAGAGGAGCAGCGGTGCAATGGTGAGAACCGAGCCGGTGCCATGCGACTTCATTCTGGTTGCTGCCGGCAACCTCGACGCCTTGATGGGGATGCATCCAGCTCTGAGAAGCAGAATCGAGGGCTACGGTTACGAGGTGTACATGAACGATACGATGCCCGACACTCCCGAAAACAGGCAGAAACTGGTAAGATTTGTTGCCCAGGAAGTTGTCAAGGACGGCAAGATTCCGCACTTCGACAAGTATGCTGTGGCGGAAATAATCAAAGAAGCCAGGAGGAGGGCTGGAAGAAGGAACCACCTCACCCTGAGACTGAGAGAGCTTGGAGGTCTTGTGAGGACTGCTGGCGATATTGCGAAAAGCGAGGGGTCGGATATCGTGAGGCTGGAGCACGTTTTGAAGGCAAAGAAGATTGCAAAAACAATCGAGGAGCAGCTTGCAGACAAATACATTGAAAGAAGAAAGGACTATAAGCTCTTCATCACGGAAGGATACGAAGTTGGAAGGGTTAACGGCCTGGCGGTTATAGGAGAGTCGGCAGGAATAGTTCTGCCAATTATTGCTGAAGTAACTCCTTCAATGAGCAAATCTGAGGGAAGGGTTATTGCCACCGGCAGGCTACAGGAAATTGCGAGAGAAGCTGTGATGAACGTCTCGGCAATCATCAAAAAGTACACAGGCAGAGACATTTCAAACATGGACGTTCACATCCAGTTCGTCGGAACCTACGAGGGTGTTGAGGGCGACTCTGCAAGCATAAGCATTGCAACAGCAGTGATTTCGGCAATTGAAGGAATACCCGTCGACCAGTCGGTGGCGATGACCGGAAGCCTTTCTGTTAAGGGTGAAGTGCTTCCAGTGGGTGGTGTAACGCAGAAAATCGAGGCGGCGATTCAGGCAGGTCTGAAGAAGGTAATCATACCGAAGGACAACATAGACGATGTGCTGTTGGATGCGGAGCACGAGGGCAAAATAGAGGTGATTCCGGTTTCGAGAATCAACGAAGTTCTTGAGCACGTGCTTGAGGACGGTAAAAAGAAAAACAGGCTGATGAGCAAGTTCAAGGAGCTTGAGCTTGCCGCAGTCTGA